ttgttcgGTCTCTTGGTTTGAATCAGGAATTAACTTCTCATCTTTGTCGCTCTGCCAAACCCACACAATATCTGCAAGAGCAGGCCTAAGATCCTCTTTCACTAATTTCTGATACTCTAGAGTATCTCCGTTAGATTTCTTCATTTCCACCATATGAAACGTCGGCGTCACTTGGAATATCTCCGCATCCATCGATAGTTTTCCTTTTCTTCCCTCCTTCGAAGTTTCTAATTTGAACAGACCCGCTTCTCGTTTTCTTATGCTCAGTTTCAATCGTTGCGCCACCTCCTCCAGCTTAGATATGATCACCGAAGCAGGTTTCTGGGATGTGAATCTAGATTCTCGCTTGTCGTACACATCTCCAAACAGTCCTGTCAGATCAAACCCAGCAGACGACGCAATTATATCAAACGCATTTATACTTGTCGGCTGGTCTGTATTGTTTCCCTCCGTGACCCTTCCTCCGTTCTCGCTTGGACCTGCAGCACTAGCTTCCAGGGGATTAGTCTCTCTGACTcgtttctccatcttcttctgtTTCATGTGTAAACCTTTTCTGAACCAAGTACTCTCCCTGATTTTTGCGATGGTAATTCTAGTTTCGGGGTTAGGGTCCAGCATCTTACACAACAGCCTCCGTACTTCTGGAGCGAACCAGCTTGGGGCTTTAAAATCTCCTTTTCCTATCTTCCTGTACATCTCCATGAGGTTAGAGTCATGGAAAGGGAGATAGCCAGCCAATAGAACAAACAAAACCACCCCACAAGACCAAATATCTGCTTTTGTGCCATCATAGCCTTTTCGGTTGATCACTTCAGGAGCAACATACGCAGGCGTGCCACAAGTTGTGTGGAGGAGACCATCCTGTCTCTTGCAATCAGCGAGGGCACTTAACCCGAAATCAGAAACCTTGAGATTCTCATTGTCATCAAGCAACAGATTCTCGGGCTTTATGTCACGATGATACACTTGCCTGCTGTGGCAAAAATCAACGGCGTTGATAAGCTGATGAAAGTATTTCCAAGCAACATCGTCTCTCAGCTTCCCTTTGGCAACCTTGTTGAAGAGCTCCCCACCTTTGCAATACTCCATAACGAAGTAGATCCTCGTTTTCGTAGCCATGACCTCGTATAGCTCCACAACGTTAGGGTGTTTAGCAATCCGCATGACAGATATCTCTCGCTTGATCTGCTCCATGAGGCCAACTTTCATAACCTTATCCTTGTCGATCATCTTGATGGCAACGCTCTGGTTAGTATGAACACTCCTTCCATAATACACCTTGGCAAAAGTACCTTGACCCAACAACCTCCCGACTTCATACTTATCGGTCAAGACACTCGGCTTGTTTTCCATCTAATTCACACAATTATACAAGCAGAACTACTAGCTCCAGTTAGCTCAGAATGTGTGCTAGCTCGTGCAACTAATGCCCTAGTGACAGGACACATCTTCCAGCATAGCTGAGTCTATTTCAAAGCAAGAGAGTGCTGGTTAGATTGGCGTAGCGGTATGAATGCACCCAGCTCTGGGAATCTGAGCCTGTGGAAGTAAAATGAACAAAGAGCCATGAGATCTCGTTGCTCATAAAAATGGGAACTTTCTCAATTTCACGAGTAATCCTTTCACCAAACAGAAGGAATAATTGAAAAGCTAATTATATTGAAGATAAGCCACGGAGAAAGAATGATCATCAAATCAATATTCGAAACGCTAATCCACACAGAAACAAAATCACAAGCTCCCCCCAACTCTAAAGCCCTAAACCAGATATACCGTTTTATCTATTACCGCATTTCCTATATATATCAGCAATTGGAAAACCCTAAAATTCAACATGTAATCGACAATTCGCACGGAGAATACAATCAATCGATCAAACAAATTATGATTTTAAGGAGAATCACCTCAGATTGAAGGAGAATAAATCGAGGGATCTTGAAGAGCAGATCTCTCTATCCGCCTCTGACTCTCCCTTCACGCGACTCCTTCTCTTCCTTGTTTCTCTctctgcttctttttttttttttttttttttttgttgatggagagaaagaagaagaaaagatgaaaaatgaaaatgaagctAAACGTCATTGGCGGCGGTCCAttggaatattaaaaaaaaaaaaactaatggttAATTAGGCTGAGAGGCCACTTGTCTCCTTCTGTGCCTTGCCCCACCTCTCTCCCATTCGCCAACTTTGCTTTTCATCCAATGGCTCTCCTTTTGCCACCCTATTTATTCATTATTGAATTTATCATTCTcatgtaaaacaaaaataccAATTATATACTGATTGGGTTGGGTGTAGCTAGGCCTGAGATGGATCGGTTATCCggacaattttaaggtatctggatctggatccttatccggcggatccataattttactatccttatccggatctggggttttcggatatccgggtgtcggatatccttctaaaaattgtaatatccggcggatatgcggatccggatttggatcattaaaataaataaataaaatattaatatataaaaaaaatagtaaaaataatttaaaaataaatgatacattttttttagcTGTTACAAAACTTGTcgatgtttttaaaatttatgggtAAGATGTTTAAGTAGTTTGTGTTAGCTATATATgcttttttaaatgttacaaaataggtTATCAGGCTAACTTAATCATTATTTGTTTACGCTCTATATTTTTTACGGTTAATCATTATTGTATCATATGTAAACTAATAAGTTACATCTGCCATATGTTTTACGtgctaaataaaatattacatttagaTCATTGCTTTTGTTATATGATaatgataattttataataaacaaGTTATCCACTGACAATTTATATAACTTCTTGAGTTAAAGCTTAGTGTTAAACTTCCTTTGTACAAAATAGTTGTGTTCATATGATACATAGTTTGTTAGATGTTTCATAATAGGTTAACATGATAATTTAATGTTTAGCATATACATGTTTAGTTAGATGATATCAAACATGTTAGACGCTTTTTAAAATGGGTGGTGAGATGTCCAAAACTATTGCCCTTATCTATGTAATTTATGTTGCAATCCTTAATTCTCCCATTGATTTTTCAGTTTCAGaaatttaattgtaaaataaataacttgGGAGAAAAATCTATAGTCGTTTGAATTGATATCCCAGAAAACATGTTTGGAGGTTTGGCTTTCTTTGAATCCATGATTCACTGTCATACATGATGCTTCAAACATCATTATTATTGatgtgatggtgatgatgacgAATTGAGAAGGAGAAGAGGAGATTAGCAAAAGATTGATGTTAAAAATGAAGCAAACAATGATTACTGGGATTTAGAAAGAAGAATGAATTATTTGaagaaaatttttgttttcactaaAGATTATGAATGGGAGAGGAAGAGATCAATCGGgaataaaaagaagagaaaatggcAGGAATGAAGAATAgggaaagaaagagaaataagCTGAGTTTAGGGCAGGgctaaaatgatcattttatGTGTATATTGCTACAAAAATTGGAGGTTTTCATGCATTTAGGGTAGTTTCctaatttttgttgtttttgtgtaTATACATCAGATTATCTCAAAAACAAATACTGATTGAATGTAGCCATGTAAGACCTggccgacgtaaatgatcgacaTTTTTGAGATTTctcgaaaaaataataataaattttttgaactttaaaatataacaaaaactgTGGCCGTCAAGagagaaaatagagatttttttttttagtttcaagcCGATGGTCGGAGGTTTCTATAACTTTGTCATcggcttgtttgattcattttgtttttatttctttgatttGATTTACTTTCCGTTACTTAGTTTGTTGAATTgtcaaatttgttttaaatctgAGAAAGTTTTTTATTGTTCATTTGTATGTTTCTGGAAAGCCAAAAAATCCGGTTCAGTTGAACCGTTTAGAAAAGGTAATTGACACATCTACTGCGGATGGTGGCGACGGGTCTTACCGGCTTCAATCGTTGATGGTTCTTCATGTGATAATGATGAAGTTCTTGTTACAAACTATGGTTACTTCAAAATGTAATCTGTTTGACTTTATTATTATCAGTAGAGCAATATAAAGATTTGTCTTGTTTCGGTGGCTCCTATTGGAATATTAAAAAGAGAGTGATAATTGTTCTCAATTCAGTTTGAAGCATTGTATTTTTGGATTAATACGAAGAGATTCAATTATTCTAGAagtaaatataaagtttttatatgaaaaatcttTAGTCATCCATACGTAAAATAAATGTGTTAGTTTACTGTTGATCTCTACTGATGTATCTATTTTCTACTTTTGTTTTGCTAGTTTTTATTGTTTAGAACTGCTTGCATAGACTCACCTATGCATTTTTGTAAAACAGGATGATttgtataaaagaaaattaataaacaataaaccctaaatgCAAATGTTAAAGCATTTTTGattaaaagtattttcgaaAAGTGGTAGCATTTCGAGTAATTTCTCTTAGGAATATGATTATGGTTTATACACTAAGATTAGGCTTTTCTAATTAggattttcagttttatttacTATAAATACTTATGATGCACGACTTTGTAACTCAGCCCATTCAT
This genomic stretch from Brassica napus cultivar Da-Ae chromosome C9, Da-Ae, whole genome shotgun sequence harbors:
- the LOC106435085 gene encoding CBL-interacting serine/threonine-protein kinase 10, which encodes MENKPSVLTDKYEVGRLLGQGTFAKVYYGRSVHTNQSVAIKMIDKDKVMKVGLMEQIKREISVMRIAKHPNVVELYEVMATKTRIYFVMEYCKGGELFNKVAKGKLRDDVAWKYFHQLINAVDFCHSRQVYHRDIKPENLLLDDNENLKVSDFGLSALADCKRQDGLLHTTCGTPAYVAPEVINRKGYDGTKADIWSCGVVLFVLLAGYLPFHDSNLMEMYRKIGKGDFKAPSWFAPEVRRLLCKMLDPNPETRITIAKIRESTWFRKGLHMKQKKMEKRVRETNPLEASAAGPSENGGRVTEGNNTDQPTSINAFDIIASSAGFDLTGLFGDVYDKRESRFTSQKPASVIISKLEEVAQRLKLSIRKREAGLFKLETSKEGRKGKLSMDAEIFQVTPTFHMVEMKKSNGDTLEYQKLVKEDLRPALADIVWVWQSDKDEKLIPDSNQETEQQQQEEEEPL